In Anopheles gambiae chromosome 2, idAnoGambNW_F1_1, whole genome shotgun sequence, a single window of DNA contains:
- the LOC1269819 gene encoding homeodomain-interacting protein kinase 2 isoform X3, producing MCCKLRISTEGVCGCGECGATSGGGGGGGGGVPSGSSGTVATSGAMGAPSNGSKTAHSKVATGGGHANTQTSSKRSSSGADGDYQLVQHEVLYSLSAQYEVLEFLGRGTFGQVVKCWKKGTSDIVAIKILKNHPSYARQGQIEVSILSRLSQENADEFNFVRAFECFQHKNHTCLVFEMLEQNLYDFLKQNKFSPLPLKYIRPILQQVLTALLKLKQLGLIHADLKPENIMLVDPNRQPYRVKVIDFGSASHVSKTVCNTYLQSRYYRAPEIILGLPFCEAIDMWSLGCVVAELFLGWPLYPGSSEYDQIRYISQTQGLPTEHMLNSASKTAKFFYRDVDSTYPFWRLKTPEEHEAETNNKSKEARKYIFNCLDDIGQVNVPTDIEGGQLLAEKTDRREFIDLLKRMLTIDQERRITPGEALNHSFATLAHLVDYAHCNNVKASVQMMEVCRRTDSMIHTYNLSVQPTTATLVTNFVPNTTENMTITFNNQVQRIVRERAPTYDNHLYQIYGGRNVGRQYSNARPDAFQHQLVSSILCPPGYQTMPSPTKHVVVGGTSMQPPLQVPPQQYVNVPVPVSMVEPSSGQRMLLTNAVQPNVAWPQSGRQVAIVPSWSQQPGPAHSLIVDSAPFLKLEGIYPNPHLNIQTSHHEPKKESPVHHLVVRKYSSVSRHDKKENNQLSPVKKRVKENTPPHQRYNRSHMCPQYHDNGTGSGATAGSSSAVASSSSSSTSAFYQQQQQQQQQQQSQVPSTSGSQQMQAPPVQQAQAQAQVPAPQHHHHHHHSQQQPQLASGSSGSGGHHSHHHQQQHYQPVDSSGPISGGGAGNLHHSSSSTSSYGGSGSGGAGGSSVVMGGSGNIHHSGSGHHHHGSSGHIHHGHGHAHHGGGGGAGHHGSSHHGHGGSGSYGGSSKQQTITIHDTPSPTAVITISDSEDESPEVKHSTSSSSKGSSHNAASGQACTRGTHQSSSSCRGGGGGSGGNGCSGGIKTSSSSSNVAHNSSASNQLSGGSGAHQQQPQPQPSSYQQYGQPQQQHMSVISGGSSGGNGASCSGGSSSGRQRKSTAVSSSATACVTLGDSDGEGERRSPKHQPIKYEQHAGQSQKKRLLAMAQNECLLLPSSGGSGGSQQPLHVPKQEPSEFVAYEYPSQQQQQQVDKRSSWAPPTMGSSSSSSHYGGGGHKRESSSYIPSSSASSSSSLAAATAAAAAAAAAAIQQQQHQGGGSGGGGCSGGSLGHAPPPHAHAKSTPTGATSWGPPTAAVYRQHQPSANTPLGSSPGAILQQHQHQAQQQQDMYAQGDMYRRSAVFVSQAAPYQTAYNRVVPPPAHNASSRQVLPTHPLPAHIQFPTAQYGQFGPLSPAQIANKHHYAWFGE from the exons ATGTGCTGTAAGCTCCGAATCAGCA CAGAGGGCGTTTGTGGTTGCGGTGAGTGTGGTGCAAccagtggcggcggcggcggcggcggcggcggcgtaccgagcggcagcagcggcacggtTGCAACTTCCGGGGCTATGGGTGCCCCGTCCAACGGCTCCAAGACGGCACATTCAAAGGTTGCAACCGGAGGAGGTCATGCCAACACGCAGACCTCCAGCAAGCGTTCCAGCAGCGGTGCCGACGGTGACTACCAGCTGGTACAGCACGAGGTGCTCTACTCCCTCTCCGCCCAGTATGAG GTCCTAGAATTTCTTGGCCGCGGCACATTCGGGCAGGTGGTAAAATGCTGGAAGAAGGGCACGAGCGACATCGTCGCGATCAAGATCCTGAAGAACCATCCGTCCTATGCGCGGCAGGGCCAGATCGAGGTGTCGATCCTCAGCCGGCTCAGCCAGGAGAATGCGGACGAGTTCAACTTTGTGCGGGCGTTCGAGTGCTTCCAGCACAAGAACCACACCTGTCTGGTGTTCGAGATGCTCGAGCAGAACCTGTACGACTTTCTGAAGCAGAACAAATTCTCGCCGCTTCCACTGAAGTACATCAGGCCCATACTGCAACAG GTTTTGACTGCCCTGTTGAAGCTGAAGCAGTTGGGCCTGATCCATGCTGACTTGAAGCCCGAAAACATCATGCTGGTCGATCCAAACCGACAACCGTACCG CGTGAAGGTGATCGATTTCGGATCGGCGTCGCACGTCAGCAAAACGGTGTGCAATACGTACCTGCAGTCGCGCTACTACCGTGCACCAGAAATTATCCTCGGGTTGCCGTTCTGCGAGGCGATCGACATGTGGTCGCTCGGCTGTGTGGTGGCGGAACTGTTCCTGGGTTGGCCCTTGTATCCCGGATCGTCTGAGTATGATCAAATCCG GTACATATCGCAGACACAGGGTCTACCGACTGAGCACATGCTGAACAGTGCCAGCAAGACGGCAAAGTTCTTCTACCGCGATGTCGACTCGACGTACCCGTTCTGGCGGTTGAAAACGCCCGAGGAGCACGAGGCGGAGACGAACAACAAGAGCAAGGAGGCGCGCAAGTACATCTTCAACTGTCTGGACGATATCGGGCAGGTGAACGTGCCGACCGACATCGAGGGTGGACAGCTGCTGGCGGAAAAGACGGACCGGCGCGAGTTTATCGATCTGCTGAAGCGCATGCTAACGATCGACCAGGAGCGGCGCATTACGCCGGGCGAGGCTCTGAACCACTCGTTCGCGACGCTGGCCCACCTGGTGGACTATGCGCACTGTAACAACGTGAAGGCGTCGGTACAGATGATGGAGGTTTGTCGCCGTACGGACTCGATGATTCACAC TTACAACCTGAGTGTGCAACCAACGACGGCCACGCTGGTGACGAACTTTGTGCCGAACACGACCGAAAACATGACGATCACGTTCAACAACCAGGTGCAGCGGATTGTGCGCGAGCGTGCCCCGACCTACGACAACCATCTGTACCAGATCTACGGCGGGCGTAACGTGGGCCGCCAGTACAGCAATGCCCGGCCGGATGCGTTCCAGCACCAGCTCGTGTCGAGTATACTGTGTCCGCCCGGCTATCAGACGATGCCGAGCCCCACGAAGCACGTGGTCGTCGGTGGTACGTCGATGCAGCCACCGTTGCAGGTGCCGCCGCAGCAGTACGTGAACGTGCCCGTCCCCGTGTCGATGGTGGAACCGTCCTCCGGCCAGCGGATGCTGCTCACGAACGCGGTCCAGCCGAACGTGGCGTGGCCGCAGTCGGGCCGACAGGTCGCCATCGTACCGTCCTGGTCGCAGCAGCCCGGGCCGGCCCATTCGCTCATTGTCGATTCGGCACCGTTCCTGAAGCTGGAAGGAATCTACCCGAACCCGCACCTCAACATCCAAACGAGCCATCACGAGCCGAAGAAGGAGTCGCCCGTACATCATCTGGT TGTTCGTAAATATTCCAGCGTTTCCCGGCACGACAAGAAGGAAAACAACCAATTGTCGCCGGTAAAAAAGCGTGTCAAGGAGAATACTCCGCCCCACCAGCGGTACAACCGGAGCCACATGTGCCCGCAGTACCACGACAATGGTACGGGCAGTGGTGCGACAGCCGGAAGCAGCAGTGCGGTCGCTtcatcctcgtcctcgtcgacGTCCGCGTtctatcagcagcagcagcagcaacagcagcagcaacaatcccAGGTCCCGAGCACTAGTGGCAGCCAGCAGATGCAGGCACCACCGGTACAACAAGCCCAGGCACAGGCTCAGGTTCCGGCCccgcagcaccatcaccatcatcatcattcgcagcagcagccgcagctggCGAGTGGTAGCAGTGGCAGCGGTGGTCACCACagccatcaccatcagcaacagcactATCAGCCGGTGGATTCGTCCGGTCCGATCAGTGGCGGTGGTGCAGGCAATTTGCATCACTCGTCATCTTCCACCTCGTCGTACGGTGGCAGTGGAAGCGGCGGTGCTGGTGGATCGTCTGTGGTGATGGGAGGCAGTGGAAATATCCACCACAGTGGCAGcggccaccatcaccacggCAGCAGTGGACACATCCATCACGGACACGGCCACGCTCAtcatggcggtggtggtggtgcgggcCATCATGGCAGCAGTCACCACGGGCACGGTGGCAGCGGAAGCtacggcggcagcagcaagcagcagacGATCACAATTCACGATACACCGTCGCCGACGGCTGTGATTACGATCTCGGACAGTGAGGATGAGTCGCCGGAGGTAAAACACAGCACGAGCTCGTCCTCGAAGGGCTCGTCGCACAACGCGGCCTCGGGTCAGGCGTGTACGCGTGGCACACATCAATCGTCGTCCTCGTGCCGTggaggagggggaggaagCGGCGGAAACGGTTGCAGCGGGGGTATTAAGacgtcctcgtcctcctcaAACGTTGCGCACAATTCGTCCGCATCGAACCAGCTCAGCGGTGGATCCGGTGCccatcagcagcaaccacaaccacaaccgTCGTCCTACCAGCAGTACGGACAACCTCAGCAGCAACACATGAGCGTCATCAGTGGCGGTAGTAGCGGCGGCAATGGTGCATCCTGTAGCGGTGGCTCTAGCAGTGGTCGACAGCGCAAATCGACGGCGGTGTCATCGTCGGCGACCGCGTGCGTTACGCTCGGGGACAGCGATGGCGAAGGGGAACGTCGCAGTCCAAAGCATCAGC CGATTAAGTACGAACAGCACGCCGGACAGTCGCAGAAGAAGCGTCTGCTTGCGATGGCCCAGAACGAATGTCTGCTGCTGCCCTCGTCCGGCGGCAGCGGTGGCAGCCAGCAGCCACTGCACGTTCCGAAACAGGAGCCGAGCGAGTTTGTCGCGTACGAGTATccttcgcagcagcagcagcagcaggtcgaCAAGCGTTCCTCGTGGGCCCCACCAACGATGGgatcgtcctcctcgtcctcccaCTACGGTGGCGGTGGACACAAGCGCGAATCGTCCTCGTACATCCCGTCGTCTTCAGCATCGTCTTCGTCCTCGCTGGCCGCAGCAacggcagccgcagcagcagccgccgccgcagccatccagcagcagcaacatcagggTGGCGGCAGTGGAGGAGGCGGTTGCAGCGGAGGCTCCCTCGGGCATGCTCCTCCGCCGCATGCTCACGCCAAGAGCACGCCGACCGGGGCGACCTCCTGGGGCCCCCCGACGGCGGCCGTGTACCGTCAGCATCAGCCGAGCGCCAACACGCCGCTCGGCAGCTCGCCCGGAgccatcctgcagcagcatcagcatcaggcccagcagcagcaggacatGTACGCCCAGGGGGACATGTACCGCCGATCGGCGGTATTCGTCTCGCAGGCAGCCCCCTACCAGACGGCGTACAATCgggtggtgccgccgccgGCACACAACGCCTCCAGCCGACAG GTGCTGCCCACACACCCGCTGCCAGCGCACATTCAGTTCCCGACTGCCCAGTACGGCCAGTTCGGACCGCTGAGCCCGGCACAGATCGCCAACAAGCACCACTACGCCTGGTTCGGCGAGTAA